The Chanodichthys erythropterus isolate Z2021 chromosome 14, ASM2448905v1, whole genome shotgun sequence genome window below encodes:
- the gpr156 gene encoding probable G-protein coupled receptor 156 isoform X1 — MEAGLNCSSHCESGVCFIYPGVNSQQGWDVLQRLCALSARGVGVQSQSLSPAVRAVVWTLLSCGILLTLFFLIFTLRFKNNRIVKMSSPNLNVLTLCGSVLTYSSGFLFAVEERELLSGAGSRAVLQARMWTLCIGSSLVFGPILGKTWRLYRVFTQRVPDKRVIIRDIQLMGLVAMLVLVDVVVLSTWGLTDPIKCSRSISAMVKVIDLDASYSLTQLDSCSSFYSDLWVILLSVLKGSLLLYGTYLAGLTSSVSLPPVNQSMTIMGAVCLVTLSTAVAVPVSLYLYAWPNVVYSVVSGAIFICTMAINCLLFVPQLTQWRQFEEETNSHPSQMAKYFSSPSKSTHSMYSEDEIYYLLGENDSMKRLINEKNAVIDSLQEQVNNAKDKLLKLMTTNHPLDEGEMDSSNTNLNSTSTQTTVVSPDSPTLLLKKYSEVAPTGALSPPPYVPPPPLPTHTTSKQTSPEGSVATNVPSSPPHLTPPPPKVEANQVVSLNINEEDAIPAVNNVRNSGLERENLEKSLDVPSDQEKIAQGSPPLGPARCSSPQVESPEPSASLEIPAMSSAGRLGFVSNEQLVEILQDLSVDALSSSVKSPDRVRSPIINTDDLNVAFSPRSPLHFLFPTISPYLMRKRRPPFYSSRGGPPPYYFPGSAPPGRSRESALPDHEKLRDDDSKTSPTSNPQRHDFWHEGKRRKRGEKAKNRRGSGQNSWECSSHKCSITPFTGQVPQPASAGLIEGVKHSAEPYDYSDSDSSSSEDYCYYQRPYCGACHHPYYSTDSLTSGTSDSEDEDFYRSAHPVVNFKVDLKPTFV; from the exons ATGGAGGCAGGACTGAACTGCAGCTCTCACTGTGAGTCTGGCGTCTGCTTCATCTACCCAGGAGTGAACAGCCAGCAGGGCTGGGATGTCCTGCAGAGACTCTGTGCGCTCTCAGCG AGGGGTGTGGGTGTACAGAGTCAATCTCTGTCTCCTGCTGTTCGGGCTGTGGTCTGGACGCTGCTCTCTTGTGGGATTCTGCTGACTCTTTTCTTCCTCATTTTCACTCTGCGCTTCAAAAACAACAG GATAGTCAAGATGTCCAGTCCCAATCTGAATGTGTTGACTCTCTGTGGCAGTGTACTCACATACAGCAGCGGCTTCTTATTCGCCGTCGAGGAGAGGGAACTACTGTCAGGAGCAGGATCAAGAGCTGTCTTACAg GCACGGATGTGGACACTGTGTATTGGCAGCTCTTTAGTGTTTGGCCCCATTCTTGGGAAAACATGGCGGCTCTACAGAGTGTTCACTCAGCGTGTGCCCGACAAGAGAGTG ATTATTAGAGACATCCAGCTGATGGGTTTAGTTGCGATGCTGGTCCTAGTGGATGTTGTTGTTCTGTCAACGTGGGGCCTGACGGATCCGATCAAGTGCTCTCGGTCTATTAGTGCTATGGTGAAG GTAATAGACCTGGACGCATCCTACTCTCTGACCCAGCTAGACTCCTGTTCTTCATTCTACTCAGACCTGTGGGTAATCCTGCTCTCCGTGCTTAAG GGCAGCCTCCTCTTGTATGGCACGTATCTTGCCGGCCTGACAAGCAGTGTCAGCTTACCTCCAGTAAACCAGTCTATGACCATCATGGGTGCTGTGTGCCTGGTTACCCTGTCGACCGCTGTGGCCGTGCCTGTCTCTCTTTACCTGTATGCCTGGCCCAATGTGGTCTACAGTGTAGTGTCTGGAGCCATCTTCATCTGTACAATGGCCATAAACTGTCTGCTGTTTGTCCCTCAA CTGACTCAATGGAGACAGTTTGAGGAGGAGACAAATTCTCATCCCAGTCAAATGGCCAAATACTTCAGTAGTCCTAGCAAGTCCACACACTCCATGTACAGCGAGGATGAGATCTATTATCTACTTGGAGAAAATGACTCCATGAAAAGACTCATCAATGAG AAGAATGCTGTTATTGATAGCCTACAGGAACAAGTGAACAATGCCAAGGACAAGTTGCTCAAACTGATGACTACTAACCACCCCTTGGATGAAGGAGAAATGGACTCCTCCAACACTAACCTCAACTCCACCTCCACCCAAACCACAGTGGTATCTCCTGATTCTCCAACCCTTCTTCTAAAGAAATACTCAGAAGTTGCTCCCACCGGAGCTCTCTCTCCACCTCCCTATGTACCTCCTCCACCACTTCCCACTCACACTACCTCAAAGCAAACGTCCCCTGAAGGTTCAGTAGCTACAAATGTTCCTTCTTCTCCACCACACCTGACACCTCCACCTCCTAAAGTTGAGGCCAATCAGGTTGTGAGTCTAAATATAAATGAAGAAGATGCAATTCCAGCTGTGAACAATGTTAGAAACTCAGGTCTTGAAAGAGAAAATTTGGAGAAGTCACTAGATGTGCCTTCGGATCAGGAAAAAATAGCACAGGGTTCCCCTCCTTTGGGTCCGGCTCGGTGTAGTTCTCCTCAGGTTGAGTCTCCAGAGCCATCAGCCTCCCTGGAGATTCCAGCCATGTCATCAGCAGGGCGACTAGGTTTTGTAAGCAATGAGCAGCTGGTGGAGATCTTGCAGGACCTGAGTGTGGATGCCTTAAGCAGTTCTGTCAAATCGCCTGATCGGGTGCGGAGTCCCATCATCAATACAGATGATCTTAATGTGGCTTTTTCTCCTCGATCTCCTCTACATTTCCTTTTCCCCACCATCTCACCCTATCTCATGCGTAAACGCAGACCTCCATTTTACTCCTCCCGAGGTGGACCTCCCCCTTACTATTTTCCAGGCTCTGCACCTCCAGGGCGCAGTAGGGAATCAGCACTACCAGACCATGAAAAGTTGAGAGATGATGACTCTAAAACTAGTCCCACCAGCAACCCTCAAAGACATGACTTTTGGCATGAGGGAAAGAGGAGAAAGAGGGGCGAGAAAGCAAAGAATCGGCGAGGCTCTGGACAGAACAGTTGGGAATGTTCTTCTCACAAATGTTCCATTACTCCTTTCACAGGACAGGTTCCTCAGCCTGCCTCTGCTGGGCTGATAGAGGGGGTTAA
- the gpr156 gene encoding probable G-protein coupled receptor 156 isoform X2, with protein MSCRDSVRSQRIVKMSSPNLNVLTLCGSVLTYSSGFLFAVEERELLSGAGSRAVLQARMWTLCIGSSLVFGPILGKTWRLYRVFTQRVPDKRVIIRDIQLMGLVAMLVLVDVVVLSTWGLTDPIKCSRSISAMVKVIDLDASYSLTQLDSCSSFYSDLWVILLSVLKGSLLLYGTYLAGLTSSVSLPPVNQSMTIMGAVCLVTLSTAVAVPVSLYLYAWPNVVYSVVSGAIFICTMAINCLLFVPQLTQWRQFEEETNSHPSQMAKYFSSPSKSTHSMYSEDEIYYLLGENDSMKRLINEKNAVIDSLQEQVNNAKDKLLKLMTTNHPLDEGEMDSSNTNLNSTSTQTTVVSPDSPTLLLKKYSEVAPTGALSPPPYVPPPPLPTHTTSKQTSPEGSVATNVPSSPPHLTPPPPKVEANQVVSLNINEEDAIPAVNNVRNSGLERENLEKSLDVPSDQEKIAQGSPPLGPARCSSPQVESPEPSASLEIPAMSSAGRLGFVSNEQLVEILQDLSVDALSSSVKSPDRVRSPIINTDDLNVAFSPRSPLHFLFPTISPYLMRKRRPPFYSSRGGPPPYYFPGSAPPGRSRESALPDHEKLRDDDSKTSPTSNPQRHDFWHEGKRRKRGEKAKNRRGSGQNSWECSSHKCSITPFTGQVPQPASAGLIEGVKHSAEPYDYSDSDSSSSEDYCYYQRPYCGACHHPYYSTDSLTSGTSDSEDEDFYRSAHPVVNFKVDLKPTFV; from the exons ATGTCCTGCAGAGACTCTGTGCGCTCTCAGCG GATAGTCAAGATGTCCAGTCCCAATCTGAATGTGTTGACTCTCTGTGGCAGTGTACTCACATACAGCAGCGGCTTCTTATTCGCCGTCGAGGAGAGGGAACTACTGTCAGGAGCAGGATCAAGAGCTGTCTTACAg GCACGGATGTGGACACTGTGTATTGGCAGCTCTTTAGTGTTTGGCCCCATTCTTGGGAAAACATGGCGGCTCTACAGAGTGTTCACTCAGCGTGTGCCCGACAAGAGAGTG ATTATTAGAGACATCCAGCTGATGGGTTTAGTTGCGATGCTGGTCCTAGTGGATGTTGTTGTTCTGTCAACGTGGGGCCTGACGGATCCGATCAAGTGCTCTCGGTCTATTAGTGCTATGGTGAAG GTAATAGACCTGGACGCATCCTACTCTCTGACCCAGCTAGACTCCTGTTCTTCATTCTACTCAGACCTGTGGGTAATCCTGCTCTCCGTGCTTAAG GGCAGCCTCCTCTTGTATGGCACGTATCTTGCCGGCCTGACAAGCAGTGTCAGCTTACCTCCAGTAAACCAGTCTATGACCATCATGGGTGCTGTGTGCCTGGTTACCCTGTCGACCGCTGTGGCCGTGCCTGTCTCTCTTTACCTGTATGCCTGGCCCAATGTGGTCTACAGTGTAGTGTCTGGAGCCATCTTCATCTGTACAATGGCCATAAACTGTCTGCTGTTTGTCCCTCAA CTGACTCAATGGAGACAGTTTGAGGAGGAGACAAATTCTCATCCCAGTCAAATGGCCAAATACTTCAGTAGTCCTAGCAAGTCCACACACTCCATGTACAGCGAGGATGAGATCTATTATCTACTTGGAGAAAATGACTCCATGAAAAGACTCATCAATGAG AAGAATGCTGTTATTGATAGCCTACAGGAACAAGTGAACAATGCCAAGGACAAGTTGCTCAAACTGATGACTACTAACCACCCCTTGGATGAAGGAGAAATGGACTCCTCCAACACTAACCTCAACTCCACCTCCACCCAAACCACAGTGGTATCTCCTGATTCTCCAACCCTTCTTCTAAAGAAATACTCAGAAGTTGCTCCCACCGGAGCTCTCTCTCCACCTCCCTATGTACCTCCTCCACCACTTCCCACTCACACTACCTCAAAGCAAACGTCCCCTGAAGGTTCAGTAGCTACAAATGTTCCTTCTTCTCCACCACACCTGACACCTCCACCTCCTAAAGTTGAGGCCAATCAGGTTGTGAGTCTAAATATAAATGAAGAAGATGCAATTCCAGCTGTGAACAATGTTAGAAACTCAGGTCTTGAAAGAGAAAATTTGGAGAAGTCACTAGATGTGCCTTCGGATCAGGAAAAAATAGCACAGGGTTCCCCTCCTTTGGGTCCGGCTCGGTGTAGTTCTCCTCAGGTTGAGTCTCCAGAGCCATCAGCCTCCCTGGAGATTCCAGCCATGTCATCAGCAGGGCGACTAGGTTTTGTAAGCAATGAGCAGCTGGTGGAGATCTTGCAGGACCTGAGTGTGGATGCCTTAAGCAGTTCTGTCAAATCGCCTGATCGGGTGCGGAGTCCCATCATCAATACAGATGATCTTAATGTGGCTTTTTCTCCTCGATCTCCTCTACATTTCCTTTTCCCCACCATCTCACCCTATCTCATGCGTAAACGCAGACCTCCATTTTACTCCTCCCGAGGTGGACCTCCCCCTTACTATTTTCCAGGCTCTGCACCTCCAGGGCGCAGTAGGGAATCAGCACTACCAGACCATGAAAAGTTGAGAGATGATGACTCTAAAACTAGTCCCACCAGCAACCCTCAAAGACATGACTTTTGGCATGAGGGAAAGAGGAGAAAGAGGGGCGAGAAAGCAAAGAATCGGCGAGGCTCTGGACAGAACAGTTGGGAATGTTCTTCTCACAAATGTTCCATTACTCCTTTCACAGGACAGGTTCCTCAGCCTGCCTCTGCTGGGCTGATAGAGGGGGTTAA